Genomic DNA from Candidatus Margulisiibacteriota bacterium:
ACATGAATATTTCTTTGACTCAAAGAACCAAATTAATGAAACCATTGTTGTTAACAAAAACTAATGATAGATATGATGTTATTGCTTCAGTTAATGGTGGTGGAATCAGTGGTCAAGTAGATGCAGTTATGTATGGTATCGCGAAAGGTCTTAATGTTGTTTCTGAAGAATATAGAACAATTCTAAAGGGTGAAGGACTTTTAACTAGAGATGATAGGATAGTTGAGAGAAAGAAGTACGGTAAGAAGAAAGCCAGAAAAGGCACACAGTACAGAAAGAGATAATTTCAAAAGCACCCGAAAGGGTGCTTTTTTGTTGATTCAGGGGAGAAGGGTCCATGTCCAAGGAAAAGATTTTAATCAGTGATAAGTTATCTGAAGAGGGATTATTGATACTGAACAAGAAGTATCAAGTGGATGTTCTAACAGGACTTTCTGAAGAGGAATTAGTTTCTATTGTTGCGGATTATGACGCGATGATTGTAAGAAGCGAAACCAATGTTACCAAAAAAATTATCAATGCTACAAAAAAAATGAAAATTATTGGGCGTGCCGGTGTTGGAGTTGACAACATTGATGTTCAGGCAGCGCACAATAAAGGAATTGTTGTAGTTAATTCACCCGAAGGGAATACCGTAGCAGCAGCTGAATA
This window encodes:
- the rpsI gene encoding 30S ribosomal protein S9: MNISLTQRTKLMKPLLLTKTNDRYDVIASVNGGGISGQVDAVMYGIAKGLNVVSEEYRTILKGEGLLTRDDRIVERKKYGKKKARKGTQYRKR